In a single window of the Perca flavescens isolate YP-PL-M2 chromosome 18, PFLA_1.0, whole genome shotgun sequence genome:
- the LOC114573373 gene encoding uncharacterized protein LOC114573373 isoform X1 gives MSQWRRCVLGCASVTQLFGLPKEEEKKNQWLEFIYGTRPDQYNLNIFLCFRHFTKDSYVNWAQFNSGFSKRLLLKDGSVPTLFDQPGASVSQLQDTGTTQTRFQEVGCQTDHPQTISVGTQSVASKKMFSVGTQLSRGTLREHHMRSKGTQATVSCVSVGTKTTSRCDIPLSSTSIKGQLVRPRKRPRLELEEEEEADTSAELLDSTYNPDDFVLTEESDMSFVPRTAYADDKYVVFESRLRELFDNCPVCNTRCDVRRLRIGTYVAFNQFCPKCNYSRQWQSQPMVRSTPVGNLLLSAATYFTGASFIQLEKIFKAMQLQIFPSDTFRMHARNFLEPAIIHKWTTDQQILLQQLKQKGTLRLCGDMRADSPGHPANYGSYTVMHLESNTILDLQLVQQSNEVHGSYHMEKEGLKRCLDLLESNGLVVDYIVTDRHPQIQKFLRERNIAQFYDVLHFVKGLSKKLDKVAQNKECVVLRKWLRSIKNHLYWSASSSKTGPEKVAKWTSLVNHIQNVHKHENPIFPKCEHLDRVSRDPAKWFQPGSVALHKVKKILCNKRVLKDVEKLSQHFQTSSLEAFHRLILLFTPKNVVFPFLGRLCRLYLAAMHYNENADYSQATTSLGQAVYKDVFPKSEKGECPERTVKTVPTYNYVDDLMRLVFEEVFEDPVPFAEEMHKISIPKDLASQYERPSKEEVAAQHVSLFSQVAGGCRRIDQPDQETPGLSGVQHRTGSQS, from the exons ATGTCCCAGTGGAGGCGTTGTGTGCTTGGGTGCGCAAGCGTAACGCAATTGTTTGGACttccaaaagaagaagaaaagaagaatcAGTGGCTTGAATTTATTTATGGAACTCGTCCTGATCAATACAAcctcaacatttttttgtgttttcggCATTTTACCAAGGATAGCTATGTGAACTGGGCACAGTTCAACTCCGGGTTTTCCAAGCGTTTGTTACTGAAAGACGGGTCAGTTCCCACTTTGTTTGACCAACCTGGAGCTTCCGTATCACAACTT CAGGACACTGGTACCACACAAACTAGATTTCAGGAAGTAGGATGCCAGACTGACCATCCACAAACCATCTCAGTGGGCACACAGTCTGTGGCTTCTAAAAAGATGTTTTCGGTCGGCACACAGTTATCCAGGGGCACACTGAGAGAGCATCACATGAGAAGCAAAG GCACCCAGGCAACAGTGTCTTGTGTCAGTGTTGGGACTAAAACCACATCCCGTTGTGACATCCCACTGTCATCTACATCAATTAAAGGCCAGTTAGTCAGACCAAGGAAGAGACCTCGTCTTGagttggaggaggaagaggaagcagACACATCAGCGGAGCTGCTAGACTCGACATATAACCCGGACGACTTTGTTCTTACGGAGGAATCTGACATGTC GTTTGTGCCAAGGACCGCATATGCTGATGATAAATATGTCGTCTTTGAAAGCCGGCTCAGAGAGCTGTTTGACAACTGTCCAGTGTGCAATACTAGGTGTGATGTCCGGCGGCTGCGAATTGGTACTTATGTGGCATTCAACCAGTTTTGCCCAAAATGCAACTACTCGAGACAGTGGCAGAGCCAGCCCATGGTTCGAAGTACTCCTGTTGGCAACCTTCTGTTGTCAGCAGCCACATATTTCACCGGTGCATCCTTCATACAACTGGAAAAG ATATTCAAGGCTATGCAGCTCCAGATTTTTCCATCCGACACCTTCAGGATGCATGCTAGGAATTTCTTGGAGCCAGCTATTATCCACAAATGGACAACAGACCAGCAGATTCTTTTGCAGCAGCTAAAGCAGAAGGGAACGCTCAGACTTTGTGGAGACATGCGAGCAGACTCACCAG GCCATCCAGCTAATTACGGCAGTTACACCGTGATGCACCTGGAGAGCAACACTATTTTGGACCTACAGCTTGTTCAG CAGAGCAATGAAGTACATGGTAGTTACCACATGGAGAAGGAGGGATTGAAAAGATGCCTAGATCTTCTTGAATCAAATGGTTTAGTAGTGGACTACATCGTTACCGACCGCCATCCACAAATTCAGAAGTTTCTTAGGGAAAGGAACATCGCACAGTTCTATGACGTGTTGCACTTTGTAAAAG GTTTGTCCAAGAAACTGGACAAAGTGGCACAAAACAAGGAGTGTGTGGTGCTGAGAAAGTGGCTGCGCAGcataaaaaatcatctttacTGGAGTGCCAGTTCGTCAAAAACAGGGCCTGAAAAGGTGGCCAAGTGGACATCCTTGGTCAACCACATCCAAAATGTTCACAAACATGAAAACCCCATCTTTCCCAAGTGTGAACATCTGGACCGAGTGTCAAGGGATCCGGCAAAGTGGTTCCAACCAG GGTCAGTGGCACTCCACAAAGtcaaaaaaatactttgcaaTAAGAGAGTTCTCAAAGATGTGGAGAAGCTGAGTCAGCACTTCCAAACCTCATCGCTGGAGGCATTCCACCGCTTGATCCTGCTCTTTACACCCAAGAATGTGGTCTTCCCTTTCCTGGGAAGGTTGTGTAG GCTGTACCTAGCAGCCATGCATTACAACGAAAATGCAGACTACAGCCAAGCAACAACATCTCTAGGGCAAGCTGTCTACAAGGACGTGTTCCCCAAATCAGAAAAGGGTGAATGTCCAGAAAGGACTGTAAAAACGGTCCCCACATACA ATTATGTGGATGACCTGATGAGGCTCGTCTTCGAGGAGGTGTTTGAGGACCCTGTGCCATTTGCTGAGGAGATGCATAAAATCTCCATCCCCAAGGACCTGGCATCCCAATATGAGAGACCCTCAAAGGAAGAAGTGGCTGCCCAACATGTCTCCCTATTCAGTCAAGTGGCAGGCGGATGCCGGCGTATTGACCAGCCGGATCAGGAAACTCCTGGCTTATCCGGAGTACAACACAGGACTGGATCACAATCCTGA
- the LOC114573373 gene encoding uncharacterized protein LOC114573373 isoform X3 produces the protein MSQWRRCVLGCASVTQLFGLPKEEEKKNQWLEFIYGTRPDQYNLNIFLCFRHFTKDSYVNWAQFNSGFSKRLLLKDGSVPTLFDQPGASVSQLQDTGTTQTRFQEVGCQTDHPQTISVGTQSVASKKMFSVGTQLSRGTLREHHMRSKGTQATVSCVSVGTKTTSRCDIPLSSTSIKGQLVRPRKRPRLELEEEEEADTSAELLDSTYNPDDFVLTEESDMSFVPRTAYADDKYVVFESRLRELFDNCPVCNTRCDVRRLRIGTYVAFNQFCPKCNYSRQWQSQPMVRSTPVGNLLLSAATYFTGASFIQLEKIFKAMQLQIFPSDTFRMHARNFLEPAIIHKWTTDQQILLQQLKQKGTLRLCGDMRADSPGHPANYGSYTVMHLESNTILDLQLVQQSNEVHGSYHMEKEGLKRCLDLLESNGLVVDYIVTDRHPQIQKFLRERNIAQFYDVLHFVKGLSKKLDKVAQNKECVVLRKWLRSIKNHLYWSASSSKTGPEKVAKWTSLVNHIQNVHKHENPIFPKCEHLDRVSRDPAKWFQPGSVALHKVKKILCNKRVLKDVEKLSQHFQTSSLEAFHRLILLFTPKNVVFPFLGRLCRLYLAAMHYNENADYSQATTSLGQAVYKDVFPKSEKDYVDDLMRLVFEEVFEDPVPFAEEMHKISIPKDLASQYERPSKEEVAAQHVSLFSQVAGGCRRIDQPDQETPGLSGVQHRTGSQS, from the exons ATGTCCCAGTGGAGGCGTTGTGTGCTTGGGTGCGCAAGCGTAACGCAATTGTTTGGACttccaaaagaagaagaaaagaagaatcAGTGGCTTGAATTTATTTATGGAACTCGTCCTGATCAATACAAcctcaacatttttttgtgttttcggCATTTTACCAAGGATAGCTATGTGAACTGGGCACAGTTCAACTCCGGGTTTTCCAAGCGTTTGTTACTGAAAGACGGGTCAGTTCCCACTTTGTTTGACCAACCTGGAGCTTCCGTATCACAACTT CAGGACACTGGTACCACACAAACTAGATTTCAGGAAGTAGGATGCCAGACTGACCATCCACAAACCATCTCAGTGGGCACACAGTCTGTGGCTTCTAAAAAGATGTTTTCGGTCGGCACACAGTTATCCAGGGGCACACTGAGAGAGCATCACATGAGAAGCAAAG GCACCCAGGCAACAGTGTCTTGTGTCAGTGTTGGGACTAAAACCACATCCCGTTGTGACATCCCACTGTCATCTACATCAATTAAAGGCCAGTTAGTCAGACCAAGGAAGAGACCTCGTCTTGagttggaggaggaagaggaagcagACACATCAGCGGAGCTGCTAGACTCGACATATAACCCGGACGACTTTGTTCTTACGGAGGAATCTGACATGTC GTTTGTGCCAAGGACCGCATATGCTGATGATAAATATGTCGTCTTTGAAAGCCGGCTCAGAGAGCTGTTTGACAACTGTCCAGTGTGCAATACTAGGTGTGATGTCCGGCGGCTGCGAATTGGTACTTATGTGGCATTCAACCAGTTTTGCCCAAAATGCAACTACTCGAGACAGTGGCAGAGCCAGCCCATGGTTCGAAGTACTCCTGTTGGCAACCTTCTGTTGTCAGCAGCCACATATTTCACCGGTGCATCCTTCATACAACTGGAAAAG ATATTCAAGGCTATGCAGCTCCAGATTTTTCCATCCGACACCTTCAGGATGCATGCTAGGAATTTCTTGGAGCCAGCTATTATCCACAAATGGACAACAGACCAGCAGATTCTTTTGCAGCAGCTAAAGCAGAAGGGAACGCTCAGACTTTGTGGAGACATGCGAGCAGACTCACCAG GCCATCCAGCTAATTACGGCAGTTACACCGTGATGCACCTGGAGAGCAACACTATTTTGGACCTACAGCTTGTTCAG CAGAGCAATGAAGTACATGGTAGTTACCACATGGAGAAGGAGGGATTGAAAAGATGCCTAGATCTTCTTGAATCAAATGGTTTAGTAGTGGACTACATCGTTACCGACCGCCATCCACAAATTCAGAAGTTTCTTAGGGAAAGGAACATCGCACAGTTCTATGACGTGTTGCACTTTGTAAAAG GTTTGTCCAAGAAACTGGACAAAGTGGCACAAAACAAGGAGTGTGTGGTGCTGAGAAAGTGGCTGCGCAGcataaaaaatcatctttacTGGAGTGCCAGTTCGTCAAAAACAGGGCCTGAAAAGGTGGCCAAGTGGACATCCTTGGTCAACCACATCCAAAATGTTCACAAACATGAAAACCCCATCTTTCCCAAGTGTGAACATCTGGACCGAGTGTCAAGGGATCCGGCAAAGTGGTTCCAACCAG GGTCAGTGGCACTCCACAAAGtcaaaaaaatactttgcaaTAAGAGAGTTCTCAAAGATGTGGAGAAGCTGAGTCAGCACTTCCAAACCTCATCGCTGGAGGCATTCCACCGCTTGATCCTGCTCTTTACACCCAAGAATGTGGTCTTCCCTTTCCTGGGAAGGTTGTGTAG GCTGTACCTAGCAGCCATGCATTACAACGAAAATGCAGACTACAGCCAAGCAACAACATCTCTAGGGCAAGCTGTCTACAAGGACGTGTTCCCCAAATCAGAAAAGG ATTATGTGGATGACCTGATGAGGCTCGTCTTCGAGGAGGTGTTTGAGGACCCTGTGCCATTTGCTGAGGAGATGCATAAAATCTCCATCCCCAAGGACCTGGCATCCCAATATGAGAGACCCTCAAAGGAAGAAGTGGCTGCCCAACATGTCTCCCTATTCAGTCAAGTGGCAGGCGGATGCCGGCGTATTGACCAGCCGGATCAGGAAACTCCTGGCTTATCCGGAGTACAACACAGGACTGGATCACAATCCTGA
- the LOC114573373 gene encoding uncharacterized protein LOC114573373 isoform X4: MFSVGTQLSRGTLREHHMRSKGTQATVSCVSVGTKTTSRCDIPLSSTSIKGQLVRPRKRPRLELEEEEEADTSAELLDSTYNPDDFVLTEESDMSFVPRTAYADDKYVVFESRLRELFDNCPVCNTRCDVRRLRIGTYVAFNQFCPKCNYSRQWQSQPMVRSTPVGNLLLSAATYFTGASFIQLEKIFKAMQLQIFPSDTFRMHARNFLEPAIIHKWTTDQQILLQQLKQKGTLRLCGDMRADSPGHPANYGSYTVMHLESNTILDLQLVQQSNEVHGSYHMEKEGLKRCLDLLESNGLVVDYIVTDRHPQIQKFLRERNIAQFYDVLHFVKGLSKKLDKVAQNKECVVLRKWLRSIKNHLYWSASSSKTGPEKVAKWTSLVNHIQNVHKHENPIFPKCEHLDRVSRDPAKWFQPGSVALHKVKKILCNKRVLKDVEKLSQHFQTSSLEAFHRLILLFTPKNVVFPFLGRLCRLYLAAMHYNENADYSQATTSLGQAVYKDVFPKSEKGECPERTVKTVPTYNYVDDLMRLVFEEVFEDPVPFAEEMHKISIPKDLASQYERPSKEEVAAQHVSLFSQVAGGCRRIDQPDQETPGLSGVQHRTGSQS, from the exons ATGTTTTCGGTCGGCACACAGTTATCCAGGGGCACACTGAGAGAGCATCACATGAGAAGCAAAG GCACCCAGGCAACAGTGTCTTGTGTCAGTGTTGGGACTAAAACCACATCCCGTTGTGACATCCCACTGTCATCTACATCAATTAAAGGCCAGTTAGTCAGACCAAGGAAGAGACCTCGTCTTGagttggaggaggaagaggaagcagACACATCAGCGGAGCTGCTAGACTCGACATATAACCCGGACGACTTTGTTCTTACGGAGGAATCTGACATGTC GTTTGTGCCAAGGACCGCATATGCTGATGATAAATATGTCGTCTTTGAAAGCCGGCTCAGAGAGCTGTTTGACAACTGTCCAGTGTGCAATACTAGGTGTGATGTCCGGCGGCTGCGAATTGGTACTTATGTGGCATTCAACCAGTTTTGCCCAAAATGCAACTACTCGAGACAGTGGCAGAGCCAGCCCATGGTTCGAAGTACTCCTGTTGGCAACCTTCTGTTGTCAGCAGCCACATATTTCACCGGTGCATCCTTCATACAACTGGAAAAG ATATTCAAGGCTATGCAGCTCCAGATTTTTCCATCCGACACCTTCAGGATGCATGCTAGGAATTTCTTGGAGCCAGCTATTATCCACAAATGGACAACAGACCAGCAGATTCTTTTGCAGCAGCTAAAGCAGAAGGGAACGCTCAGACTTTGTGGAGACATGCGAGCAGACTCACCAG GCCATCCAGCTAATTACGGCAGTTACACCGTGATGCACCTGGAGAGCAACACTATTTTGGACCTACAGCTTGTTCAG CAGAGCAATGAAGTACATGGTAGTTACCACATGGAGAAGGAGGGATTGAAAAGATGCCTAGATCTTCTTGAATCAAATGGTTTAGTAGTGGACTACATCGTTACCGACCGCCATCCACAAATTCAGAAGTTTCTTAGGGAAAGGAACATCGCACAGTTCTATGACGTGTTGCACTTTGTAAAAG GTTTGTCCAAGAAACTGGACAAAGTGGCACAAAACAAGGAGTGTGTGGTGCTGAGAAAGTGGCTGCGCAGcataaaaaatcatctttacTGGAGTGCCAGTTCGTCAAAAACAGGGCCTGAAAAGGTGGCCAAGTGGACATCCTTGGTCAACCACATCCAAAATGTTCACAAACATGAAAACCCCATCTTTCCCAAGTGTGAACATCTGGACCGAGTGTCAAGGGATCCGGCAAAGTGGTTCCAACCAG GGTCAGTGGCACTCCACAAAGtcaaaaaaatactttgcaaTAAGAGAGTTCTCAAAGATGTGGAGAAGCTGAGTCAGCACTTCCAAACCTCATCGCTGGAGGCATTCCACCGCTTGATCCTGCTCTTTACACCCAAGAATGTGGTCTTCCCTTTCCTGGGAAGGTTGTGTAG GCTGTACCTAGCAGCCATGCATTACAACGAAAATGCAGACTACAGCCAAGCAACAACATCTCTAGGGCAAGCTGTCTACAAGGACGTGTTCCCCAAATCAGAAAAGGGTGAATGTCCAGAAAGGACTGTAAAAACGGTCCCCACATACA ATTATGTGGATGACCTGATGAGGCTCGTCTTCGAGGAGGTGTTTGAGGACCCTGTGCCATTTGCTGAGGAGATGCATAAAATCTCCATCCCCAAGGACCTGGCATCCCAATATGAGAGACCCTCAAAGGAAGAAGTGGCTGCCCAACATGTCTCCCTATTCAGTCAAGTGGCAGGCGGATGCCGGCGTATTGACCAGCCGGATCAGGAAACTCCTGGCTTATCCGGAGTACAACACAGGACTGGATCACAATCCTGA
- the LOC114573373 gene encoding uncharacterized protein LOC114573373 isoform X2: MSQWRRCVLGCASVTQLFGLPKEEEKKNQWLEFIYGTRPDQYNLNIFLCFRHFTKDSYVNWAQFNSGFSKRLLLKDGSVPTLFDQPGASVSQLQDTGTTQTRFQEVGCQTDHPQTISVGTQSVASKKMFSVGTQLSRGTLREHHMRSKGTQATVSCVSVGTKTTSRCDIPLSSTSIKGQLVRPRKRPRLELEEEEEADTSAELLDSTYNPDDFVLTEESDMSFVPRTAYADDKYVVFESRLRELFDNCPVCNTRCDVRRLRIGTYVAFNQFCPKCNYSRQWQSQPMVRSTPVGNLLLSAATYFTGASFIQLEKIFKAMQLQIFPSDTFRMHARNFLEPAIIHKWTTDQQILLQQLKQKGTLRLCGDMRADSPGHPANYGSYTVMHLESNTILDLQLVQSNEVHGSYHMEKEGLKRCLDLLESNGLVVDYIVTDRHPQIQKFLRERNIAQFYDVLHFVKGLSKKLDKVAQNKECVVLRKWLRSIKNHLYWSASSSKTGPEKVAKWTSLVNHIQNVHKHENPIFPKCEHLDRVSRDPAKWFQPGSVALHKVKKILCNKRVLKDVEKLSQHFQTSSLEAFHRLILLFTPKNVVFPFLGRLCRLYLAAMHYNENADYSQATTSLGQAVYKDVFPKSEKGECPERTVKTVPTYNYVDDLMRLVFEEVFEDPVPFAEEMHKISIPKDLASQYERPSKEEVAAQHVSLFSQVAGGCRRIDQPDQETPGLSGVQHRTGSQS, from the exons ATGTCCCAGTGGAGGCGTTGTGTGCTTGGGTGCGCAAGCGTAACGCAATTGTTTGGACttccaaaagaagaagaaaagaagaatcAGTGGCTTGAATTTATTTATGGAACTCGTCCTGATCAATACAAcctcaacatttttttgtgttttcggCATTTTACCAAGGATAGCTATGTGAACTGGGCACAGTTCAACTCCGGGTTTTCCAAGCGTTTGTTACTGAAAGACGGGTCAGTTCCCACTTTGTTTGACCAACCTGGAGCTTCCGTATCACAACTT CAGGACACTGGTACCACACAAACTAGATTTCAGGAAGTAGGATGCCAGACTGACCATCCACAAACCATCTCAGTGGGCACACAGTCTGTGGCTTCTAAAAAGATGTTTTCGGTCGGCACACAGTTATCCAGGGGCACACTGAGAGAGCATCACATGAGAAGCAAAG GCACCCAGGCAACAGTGTCTTGTGTCAGTGTTGGGACTAAAACCACATCCCGTTGTGACATCCCACTGTCATCTACATCAATTAAAGGCCAGTTAGTCAGACCAAGGAAGAGACCTCGTCTTGagttggaggaggaagaggaagcagACACATCAGCGGAGCTGCTAGACTCGACATATAACCCGGACGACTTTGTTCTTACGGAGGAATCTGACATGTC GTTTGTGCCAAGGACCGCATATGCTGATGATAAATATGTCGTCTTTGAAAGCCGGCTCAGAGAGCTGTTTGACAACTGTCCAGTGTGCAATACTAGGTGTGATGTCCGGCGGCTGCGAATTGGTACTTATGTGGCATTCAACCAGTTTTGCCCAAAATGCAACTACTCGAGACAGTGGCAGAGCCAGCCCATGGTTCGAAGTACTCCTGTTGGCAACCTTCTGTTGTCAGCAGCCACATATTTCACCGGTGCATCCTTCATACAACTGGAAAAG ATATTCAAGGCTATGCAGCTCCAGATTTTTCCATCCGACACCTTCAGGATGCATGCTAGGAATTTCTTGGAGCCAGCTATTATCCACAAATGGACAACAGACCAGCAGATTCTTTTGCAGCAGCTAAAGCAGAAGGGAACGCTCAGACTTTGTGGAGACATGCGAGCAGACTCACCAG GCCATCCAGCTAATTACGGCAGTTACACCGTGATGCACCTGGAGAGCAACACTATTTTGGACCTACAGCTTGTTCAG AGCAATGAAGTACATGGTAGTTACCACATGGAGAAGGAGGGATTGAAAAGATGCCTAGATCTTCTTGAATCAAATGGTTTAGTAGTGGACTACATCGTTACCGACCGCCATCCACAAATTCAGAAGTTTCTTAGGGAAAGGAACATCGCACAGTTCTATGACGTGTTGCACTTTGTAAAAG GTTTGTCCAAGAAACTGGACAAAGTGGCACAAAACAAGGAGTGTGTGGTGCTGAGAAAGTGGCTGCGCAGcataaaaaatcatctttacTGGAGTGCCAGTTCGTCAAAAACAGGGCCTGAAAAGGTGGCCAAGTGGACATCCTTGGTCAACCACATCCAAAATGTTCACAAACATGAAAACCCCATCTTTCCCAAGTGTGAACATCTGGACCGAGTGTCAAGGGATCCGGCAAAGTGGTTCCAACCAG GGTCAGTGGCACTCCACAAAGtcaaaaaaatactttgcaaTAAGAGAGTTCTCAAAGATGTGGAGAAGCTGAGTCAGCACTTCCAAACCTCATCGCTGGAGGCATTCCACCGCTTGATCCTGCTCTTTACACCCAAGAATGTGGTCTTCCCTTTCCTGGGAAGGTTGTGTAG GCTGTACCTAGCAGCCATGCATTACAACGAAAATGCAGACTACAGCCAAGCAACAACATCTCTAGGGCAAGCTGTCTACAAGGACGTGTTCCCCAAATCAGAAAAGGGTGAATGTCCAGAAAGGACTGTAAAAACGGTCCCCACATACA ATTATGTGGATGACCTGATGAGGCTCGTCTTCGAGGAGGTGTTTGAGGACCCTGTGCCATTTGCTGAGGAGATGCATAAAATCTCCATCCCCAAGGACCTGGCATCCCAATATGAGAGACCCTCAAAGGAAGAAGTGGCTGCCCAACATGTCTCCCTATTCAGTCAAGTGGCAGGCGGATGCCGGCGTATTGACCAGCCGGATCAGGAAACTCCTGGCTTATCCGGAGTACAACACAGGACTGGATCACAATCCTGA
- the LOC114573373 gene encoding acyl-coenzyme A thioesterase 1 isoform X5 — protein MAYSNIRLKILPSVRCLFDKMVQVKVEGLAPHKQVQLRSKLVDDRGVIFKASALYKADETGQVDVYRAPSLGGSYTGVEPMGLFWALAPETPHSKLLKKNVLSPTLVELEALSGETGELLASETNERYYMTEGMKRIPVQEGRIRGVLFVPPGKGPFPGVVDLYTFGGRLTEPRASLLANKGFVVLALAYTDYQDLPKNPKKLDLDYFEEAVSYLRRQPEVKGPGIGIIAISHSGGLALSMSSFLSGISATVCINGCNANTVIPLHYKDIVIPPLPPVMKNIKITESGLVDIRDALPDPSLEKNRASLIPIERASCQFLFAVSEDDHNWNSVFFAKQAAATLRNHGKESFKVVTYPKAGHFLEVPHMPYCASGFHGAVGSDVVFGGEPKAHSEAQLDLWEKVQEFFKSHLDN, from the exons ATGGCTTACTCAAATATCCGCCTGAAAATTCTCCCCAGTGTTCGGTGTCTCTTCGATAAAATGGTGCAGGTAAAAGTCGAGGGACTCGCTCCTCACAAACAAGTTCAACTGAGGTCCAAACTAGTTGATGACAGAGGGGTGATTTTCAAGGCTTCTGCTCTGTACAAAGCAGATGAAACCGGCCAGGTGGATGTCTACCGTGCACCCTCTCTGGGAGGAAGTTACACCGGAGTGGAGCCCATGGGTTTGTTTTGGGCCCTGGCACCAGAGACTCCACACAGTAAACTCCTAAAGAAGAATGTGCTCAGCCCAACACTGGTGGAGCTAGAAGCACTGAGTGGAGAGACTGGTGAGCTGTTGGCCTCTGAAACCAACGAGAGATATTACATGACGGAGGGGATGAAGAGGATACCTGTGCAAGAGGGAAGAATACGAGGAGTCCTCTTCGTACCACCAG GAAAGGGACCATTCCCAGGAGTTGTGGATTTGTACACGTTCGGTGGACGTCTTACTGAGCCCAGAGCCAGCCTCTTGGCAAATAAAGGTTTTGTTGTTCTGGCACTGGCCTATACAGACTACCAGGATTTACCAAAAAACCCTAAAAAGTTGGATTTGGATTACTTCGAAGAGGCTGTATCTTATCTAAGGAGACAGCCAGAG GTTAAAGGTCCAGGCATTGGCATCATAGCAATCTCTCACAGTGGCGGTTTGGCTTTGTCGATGTCATCTTTCCTCTCTGGGATCTCAGCGACCGTCTGTATTAATGGCTGCAATGCAAATACTGTGATTCCTTTACACTACAAAGACATTGTTATACCTCCACTTCCCCCTGTCATGAAGAATATTAAAATCACAGAGTCCGGGCTTGTAGATATACGAGATGCCTTACCTGACCCCTCCTTGGAGAAGAACAGGGCGTCATTGATTCCGATTGAACGTGCCAGCTGCCAGTTCCTGTTTGCTGTTTCTGAAGATGACCACAACtggaacagtgttttttttgccaagCAGGCTGCTGCAACGCTAAGAAATCATGGCAAAGAGTCTTTTAAGGTTGTAACATACCCTAAAGCTGGGCACTTTTTGGAAGTCCCTCACATGCCTTATTGTGCGTCTGGGTTTCATGGAGCAGTAGGGAGTGATGTGGTGTTTGGTGGGGAGCCAAAAGCCCATTCTGAGGCTCAGCTGGACCTGTGGGAAAAAGTCCAGGAGTTCTTCAAGAGCCACTTGGATAACTAA